One genomic window of Cherax quadricarinatus isolate ZL_2023a chromosome 84, ASM3850222v1, whole genome shotgun sequence includes the following:
- the LOC138855174 gene encoding magnetosome-associated protein MamJ-like — protein MRTTIVCLLLYVAVVSGVPVAQDDPGVVVPVASSDGVVVPVAQNDPRVPVAQNDLGVPVVQNNPRVSVVQNEPGVPVAQNDLGVPVVQNNPRVSVVQNEPGVPVAQNNPRVSVVQDDPGVPVSQNEPGVPGVQNNPRVSVAQNDPRIPVAQNDPRISPAQNDPRIPVAQNDPRIPVAQNEPRIPVAQNDPRIPVTQNEPGTPVTQNEPGTPVAQKKPRTLGLPIPIIINTNVPASSASQPLYVFCTQYIICLLTTTTTKPTTTTTTSTTTTATTTTTKPPTTTTTTTTTRRPTTTRRPTTTRRPTTTRRPHRPYSGEIFLF, from the coding sequence atgagaACCACCATTGTCTGTCTCCTGCTGTATGTAGCAGTGGTTAGTGGTGTACCAGTAGCCCAGGACGACCCTGGTGTAGTCGTCCCAGTAGCCTCCTCCGATGGTGTGGTCGTCCCAGTAGCCCAGAACGATCCTCGTGTCCCAGTAGCCCAGAACGACCTTGGTGTCCCAGTAGTTCAGAATAACCCTCGTGTCTCGGTAGTCCAGAATGAGCCTGGTGTCCCAGTAGCCCAGAACGACCTTGGTGTCCCAGTAGTTCAGAATAACCCTCGTGTCTCGGTAGTCCAGAATGAGCCTGGTGTCCCAGTAGCCCAGAATAACCCTCGTGTCTCAGTAGTCCAGGATGACCCTGGTGTCCCAGTATCCCAGAACGAGCCTGGTGTCCCAGGAGTCCAGAATAACCCTCGTGTCTCAGTAGCCCAGAACGACCCTCGTATCCCAGTAGCCCAGAACGACCCTCGAATCTCACCAGCCCAGAACGACCCTCGTATCCCAGTAGCCCAGAACGACCCTCGTATCCCAGTAGCCCAGAACGAGCCTCGTATCCCAGTAGCCCAGAACGACCCTCGTATCCCAGTAACCCAGAACGAGCCTGGTACCCCAGTAACCCAGAACGAGCCTGGTACCCCAGTAGCCCAGAAGAAGCCTCGTACACTAGGGTTACCAATACCAATCATCATTAACACCAACGTACCAGCTTCCAGTGCCAGTCAGCCTCTGTACGTGTTctgtacacagtacattatctGTCTgctgaccaccacaaccaccaagccaaccaccaccacaaccacttcaACCACTAcaaccgctaccactactaccaccaaacctccaaccacaactaccaccaccaccaccaccaggaggcctaCGACCACCAGGAGGCCTACGACTACCAGGAGGCCCACGACCACCAGGAGGCCTCATAGGCCATATTCAGGAGAGATATTCTTGttttag